A region of Cellulophaga sp. RHA19 DNA encodes the following proteins:
- a CDS encoding carboxymuconolactone decarboxylase family protein, with the protein MSNLKKLGKLGKNASPAMQAFQVFDEAALADGVIPKKYKELIAVAVALTTQCPYCLEIHKKQAENAGATQEELAEVTFVAAALRAGAAVVHGTHLMNK; encoded by the coding sequence ATGAGCAACCTTAAGAAATTAGGAAAATTAGGTAAAAATGCATCTCCGGCAATGCAAGCTTTTCAGGTTTTTGATGAAGCAGCTTTAGCAGATGGTGTAATACCAAAAAAGTATAAAGAATTGATAGCAGTTGCAGTAGCATTAACTACACAGTGTCCTTATTGTTTAGAAATACATAAAAAACAAGCAGAAAATGCAGGGGCAACACAAGAAGAGTTAGCAGAAGTTACATTTGTTGCAGCAGCATTACGTGCAGGAGCCGCAGTTGTTCACGGCACACATTTAATGAATAAATAA
- a CDS encoding rubredoxin: MNDDLHRILIKGGVTSPGELKDSITMLEAAGLKEVYFGSRQDLLFPLENTKEEQLERISEYNTDIVGTRAYQNIVSSYVCADIFDMTFWLKGSTFLYILERFNYLPKLKINITDPKQRLVPIFSGNLNFIASESEDYWYLNVKLPHWKKGDYYPVLVYSWDINIISKAIEDIYEDVENVEELFFVLSKKLDTNNKSIEKDLEVPYLTFPYYEGMNRMGLDQYWLGLYWRNNKYDLKFLKEFCGFCLDNGIGKICITPWKSFIVKGIKKQSRPNLERFLGQRGINIRHSQLEMNWHLPVDDLEALELKNFLVLSLNQNDISTYGLTFGLSNESGKRSHFASVIIEKNTTPTIAKDFVIRPTYNVLHFKNFDPNTHIYKAYALDVDKIELPGLLMELSKKYFKQLGRADVVAPEDSSKAEQLVKAVHQCVSCFTVYDEEYGDTTFNISPNTAFADLPENYKCSVCDAPKSNYKSVELTIL, from the coding sequence ATGAATGATGATTTACATAGAATTTTAATTAAAGGTGGCGTTACCTCTCCAGGAGAATTAAAAGACAGTATAACAATGTTAGAGGCAGCTGGCCTTAAAGAAGTTTATTTTGGCTCTAGGCAAGATTTGTTATTTCCGTTAGAAAATACCAAAGAAGAACAGTTAGAGCGTATATCAGAATACAACACAGATATTGTTGGTACACGAGCTTATCAAAACATAGTGTCATCTTATGTATGTGCAGATATTTTTGATATGACTTTTTGGTTAAAAGGGTCTACTTTTTTATACATTTTAGAACGTTTTAATTATCTGCCTAAATTAAAAATAAACATAACCGACCCTAAACAACGTCTGGTTCCTATTTTTAGTGGTAATTTAAATTTTATAGCATCAGAGAGTGAAGATTATTGGTATTTAAATGTAAAACTGCCACATTGGAAAAAAGGAGACTATTACCCAGTATTAGTGTATAGTTGGGATATTAATATTATATCTAAAGCTATTGAAGATATTTATGAAGATGTAGAAAATGTTGAAGAATTATTTTTTGTCCTGAGTAAAAAGTTAGACACAAATAATAAAAGTATAGAAAAAGATTTAGAGGTGCCATACTTAACTTTTCCGTATTATGAAGGGATGAACCGTATGGGGCTAGACCAATATTGGCTTGGGTTGTATTGGAGAAATAATAAATATGATCTAAAATTTTTAAAAGAGTTTTGCGGCTTTTGTTTAGACAACGGAATAGGTAAAATTTGTATTACACCTTGGAAATCTTTTATAGTAAAAGGTATTAAAAAACAAAGTAGACCAAACTTAGAACGCTTTTTAGGGCAAAGAGGAATAAATATTAGGCACTCGCAGTTAGAAATGAATTGGCATTTGCCAGTAGATGACTTAGAAGCTTTAGAGTTAAAAAACTTTTTGGTTTTGAGTTTAAATCAGAATGATATTAGTACTTACGGTTTAACTTTTGGGTTAAGTAATGAGTCTGGTAAAAGATCTCATTTTGCATCAGTAATTATAGAAAAAAATACAACACCAACAATAGCAAAAGACTTTGTAATTAGGCCAACATATAATGTGCTTCATTTTAAAAATTTTGACCCTAATACGCATATTTACAAGGCATATGCATTAGATGTAGATAAGATAGAGCTACCCGGACTTTTAATGGAGTTAAGTAAAAAGTATTTTAAACAACTAGGCCGTGCAGATGTAGTTGCTCCAGAGGATAGCAGTAAAGCAGAGCAACTGGTAAAAGCGGTACACCAATGTGTTTCTTGTTTTACGGTTTATGATGAAGAGTACGGAGACACTACTTTTAATATCTCTCCAAATACCGCTTTTGCAGACTTGCCAGAAAACTATAAATGCTCGGTTTGTGATGCTCCAAAATCTAATTACAAGAGTGTAGAATTAACAATTTTATAA
- a CDS encoding FAD-binding domain-containing protein produces MSSLINNTPDVFPTGIKEIYQRVNQVNPVKYASTRNYINGAVTHLSPYISRGVISTKFVLKEVLAKGYTPAQIEKFIQELAWRDYWQQVWIAKGEEVNTDLKHTQTPVSNTQMPKSIVKANTGIIAVDDAIRKLEDFGYMHNHLRMYVASLVCNIGQSHWLLPAKWMYYNLLDADWASNALSWQWVAGANANKKYYANQENINKYCFTEQNNTFLDVPYSAFESLKIPEELEENIDVDLTTTLPKPLQIKLNKELPTCIYNFYNLDPNWRKEEIVNRVLLLEPSHFKKYPVSKKSIDFMLKLAKDNISNIQVYVGEFSDLVAEHQLKKIYFKEHPTVIHYQGEQDARDWMFTVNGYYPSFFSFWKKCKKELSF; encoded by the coding sequence ATGAGCTCATTAATAAATAATACACCAGATGTATTCCCTACAGGTATAAAAGAAATTTACCAACGCGTAAACCAAGTTAATCCTGTAAAATATGCATCTACAAGAAATTATATTAACGGAGCAGTAACCCATTTGTCTCCCTATATTTCTAGAGGTGTAATTTCTACTAAATTTGTATTAAAAGAGGTTTTAGCTAAAGGATACACACCTGCACAAATTGAAAAGTTTATACAAGAATTAGCGTGGAGAGATTATTGGCAACAGGTTTGGATAGCAAAAGGAGAAGAAGTTAATACAGATTTAAAACACACACAAACACCTGTGTCTAACACGCAAATGCCAAAGTCAATTGTTAAGGCAAATACAGGGATAATAGCTGTAGATGATGCAATACGTAAATTGGAAGATTTTGGGTATATGCATAATCACTTACGTATGTATGTAGCATCTTTAGTTTGTAATATAGGGCAAAGCCATTGGTTGTTACCTGCCAAATGGATGTACTATAATTTATTAGATGCAGATTGGGCTAGTAATGCGTTAAGTTGGCAATGGGTAGCTGGGGCTAATGCCAATAAAAAATATTATGCAAACCAAGAAAATATTAATAAGTATTGTTTTACAGAACAAAATAATACTTTTTTAGATGTTCCTTATAGTGCTTTTGAGTCTTTAAAAATACCTGAAGAACTAGAAGAAAACATAGATGTAGATTTAACAACTACACTTCCTAAGCCTCTGCAAATAAAACTAAATAAGGAATTGCCAACCTGTATTTATAATTTTTACAATCTAGATCCTAATTGGAGAAAAGAAGAAATTGTAAATAGAGTTTTGTTATTAGAGCCTTCTCATTTTAAAAAGTATCCGGTATCTAAAAAAAGCATAGATTTTATGCTAAAATTAGCAAAAGATAATATTAGTAATATACAGGTCTACGTAGGAGAATTTTCAGATTTAGTTGCTGAGCATCAGTTAAAAAAAATCTATTTTAAAGAACACCCAACGGTAATACATTACCAAGGAGAGCAAGATGCAAGAGATTGGATGTTTACTGTAAATGGTTACTATCCATCTTTTTTTTCATTCTGGAAAAAATGTAAAAAAGAGCTTAGTTTTTGA
- a CDS encoding AraC family transcriptional regulator, with protein MKNFNKIEQYHLHKAYPNKLQFQVYDLKEYRKKNPEKAAIPHSHSYYQIIWFFNEGGTHTIDFKTYDIKENSVLFTNKDQIHSFDDNLEVEGWLIHFNESFFMHSDVDIFLKYTIFNVEQNSCYHIDKETAEIAEHHIKLIQKELPKELKFGHEDTVRFLLKSLLINLERVHHLNDDKKLRINNTYERQLFNFKDLIEVNYNKGLSITAYADILNISSRTLTSITKTLLGKSPSQLLKERIILEAKRLLKFTSLQSNEIAFRLGFEDDSYFVKYFKKSVGILPSAYRSGIK; from the coding sequence TTGAAAAATTTTAATAAAATAGAACAATATCATTTGCATAAGGCGTACCCAAACAAGCTACAGTTTCAGGTGTACGACTTAAAAGAATACCGCAAAAAAAATCCTGAAAAAGCAGCAATACCGCATTCACATAGTTATTATCAAATAATTTGGTTTTTTAATGAAGGTGGTACGCATACCATAGACTTTAAAACCTATGATATAAAAGAAAATAGTGTGCTTTTTACCAATAAAGATCAAATACATTCTTTTGATGATAATTTGGAGGTAGAAGGTTGGTTAATTCATTTTAACGAAAGTTTTTTTATGCATTCTGATGTAGATATATTTTTAAAGTATACTATTTTTAATGTAGAACAAAACTCTTGTTACCACATAGATAAAGAAACAGCAGAAATAGCAGAGCATCACATTAAATTAATACAAAAAGAACTGCCTAAAGAGTTAAAGTTTGGTCACGAGGATACTGTGCGTTTTTTATTAAAATCATTATTAATAAACTTAGAAAGGGTACATCATTTAAATGATGATAAAAAGTTAAGAATTAACAATACGTACGAGCGGCAGTTGTTCAATTTTAAAGATCTTATAGAGGTTAACTACAACAAAGGATTATCTATTACTGCGTATGCAGACATTTTAAATATTTCTTCAAGAACATTAACAAGTATAACCAAAACGTTGTTAGGTAAATCACCTTCTCAATTACTAAAAGAGCGCATTATTCTAGAAGCAAAACGTTTGCTAAAATTTACATCACTGCAGAGTAATGAAATTGCTTTTCGTCTGGGTTTTGAAGACGACTCTTATTTTGTAAAATACTTTAAAAAAAGCGTTGGTATTTTACCAAGTGCATACCGTAGTGGTATTAAGTAA
- a CDS encoding DUF2256 domain-containing protein: MKKQHLPQKICIVCERPFTWRKKWEKNWEEVKYCSQRCKRNK, encoded by the coding sequence ATGAAAAAGCAGCATCTGCCACAGAAAATATGTATTGTTTGTGAACGGCCATTTACTTGGCGTAAAAAGTGGGAGAAAAATTGGGAAGAGGTTAAGTATTGTAGTCAACGTTGTAAAAGAAATAAATGA
- a CDS encoding DUF2452 domain-containing protein gives MKESKKPDNVVFNVENQKYDAALKPYATSVGAPVITTTDNIAWKNRSINKVNHKLEARYLELKAQYDAMLEQYEYNKLIFDAKFTFEPIVGQTYHLYKRENNETFLSIIKPNECNFNYMGSFYLNVELIWEKI, from the coding sequence ATGAAGGAGAGTAAAAAACCAGACAATGTAGTTTTTAATGTAGAAAACCAAAAGTATGATGCGGCACTTAAGCCATACGCAACATCTGTTGGTGCACCAGTAATTACCACTACAGATAATATAGCCTGGAAAAATAGGAGTATTAATAAAGTAAACCACAAGTTAGAGGCAAGGTATTTAGAGCTAAAAGCACAGTATGATGCTATGCTAGAGCAATACGAGTACAACAAATTAATTTTTGACGCTAAGTTTACTTTTGAGCCTATTGTTGGGCAAACTTATCATTTATACAAAAGAGAAAATAACGAAACTTTTTTATCTATTATAAAACCTAACGAATGTAACTTTAATTATATGGGGAGTTTTTATTTAAACGTAGAGCTAATCTGGGAAAAAATATAA
- a CDS encoding cryptochrome/deoxyribodipyrimidine photo-lyase family protein, which translates to MKKQTINIVWLKRDIRSQDHRPFQKAEQANVPYIIIYLFEPKFINYPDTSLRHLQFVYHSIKTLNNTLEPFNKKVTVLYTDAVTAINFLSDTYEIKNVFSYQESGVLATWQRDKKVKQICKINNINWQEYQRDGILRGIKNRQDWSTQWHKTMHQPVIKNTFNNTEKVEVLEHKYLLPRELESKLKVYPKQYQPAGEINAWRYLKSFAAKRGFKYQKHISKPTESRMSCSRLSPYLAWGNISVKQAFQFIGTHPNGTKNSNAFSAMLTRLHWHCHFIQKFEVECAYETHCVNKGYELLEHPINEDYIKAWKTGTTGYPLIDACMRAVAETGWINFRMRAMLVSFLTLNLDQDWREGTYHLARLFLDYEPGIHYPQFQMQAGTTGVNTVRLYNPVKNSLEHDPEGLFIKKWIPELANVPVSYIHEPWKMSLMEQTFCGVIIGEDYPLPIVDLQTSAKAARDKIWGHKKHPAVENEKDHILNTHVKPRKK; encoded by the coding sequence TTGAAAAAGCAAACCATAAATATAGTTTGGTTAAAAAGAGACATCCGTTCTCAGGATCATAGACCTTTTCAAAAAGCAGAACAGGCTAATGTTCCTTATATAATTATTTATTTGTTTGAGCCAAAATTCATCAATTATCCAGATACTAGTTTAAGGCATTTACAGTTTGTTTATCACTCTATAAAAACACTAAACAATACTTTAGAGCCATTTAACAAAAAAGTAACTGTGTTATATACTGATGCTGTTACTGCAATTAATTTTTTGAGTGATACTTATGAAATTAAAAATGTTTTTAGTTATCAAGAAAGTGGAGTTTTGGCTACTTGGCAAAGAGATAAAAAGGTAAAGCAAATTTGTAAAATAAATAATATTAATTGGCAAGAGTACCAAAGAGACGGTATTTTACGAGGTATTAAAAACAGACAAGATTGGAGTACGCAATGGCATAAAACAATGCACCAACCTGTAATTAAGAATACATTTAATAACACAGAGAAAGTAGAGGTTTTAGAGCATAAATATTTGTTGCCAAGAGAATTAGAAAGTAAGTTAAAAGTTTACCCAAAACAGTACCAGCCAGCAGGTGAAATTAATGCGTGGCGTTATTTAAAATCTTTTGCGGCCAAAAGAGGTTTTAAGTATCAAAAACATATTTCTAAACCAACAGAAAGTAGAATGTCTTGTAGTAGGCTTTCTCCTTATTTAGCTTGGGGTAATATTAGTGTAAAGCAAGCTTTTCAGTTTATAGGGACACACCCAAATGGCACAAAAAATAGTAATGCGTTTTCTGCAATGTTAACAAGGCTACATTGGCACTGTCATTTTATTCAAAAGTTTGAGGTAGAATGTGCTTATGAGACTCATTGTGTAAATAAAGGGTATGAGCTTTTAGAACACCCTATAAATGAAGATTACATTAAGGCTTGGAAAACAGGTACAACTGGCTATCCTTTAATAGATGCTTGTATGCGAGCTGTAGCAGAAACTGGTTGGATTAATTTTAGAATGCGTGCTATGTTAGTTTCATTTTTAACTTTAAATCTAGATCAAGATTGGAGAGAAGGTACGTACCATTTGGCTCGTTTATTTTTAGATTATGAGCCTGGTATACATTATCCTCAGTTTCAAATGCAAGCTGGTACAACAGGTGTTAATACAGTACGCTTGTACAACCCAGTAAAAAACTCACTAGAGCACGACCCAGAAGGTTTGTTTATAAAAAAGTGGATTCCAGAATTAGCTAACGTACCTGTAAGTTATATTCACGAGCCCTGGAAAATGAGTTTAATGGAGCAAACATTTTGTGGTGTAATTATAGGTGAAGACTATCCGTTGCCTATTGTAGATTTACAAACAAGTGCTAAGGCTGCCAGAGATAAAATTTGGGGACATAAAAAGCACCCTGCTGTAGAGAATGAAAAAGATCATATATTAAATACACACGTAAAGCCCAGAAAAAAATAA
- a CDS encoding nitrate reductase encodes MQKNTSHKTICSYCGVGCGIVVSKDAKGVLTVEGDKEYPVNKGMLCSKGKNLNYVAQDTTDRILYPEMRWSRNHPLQRVSWNDAFKRAAAVFKSIIDKHGPNSVGFYVSGQCLTEEYYLANKLIKGFIGSNNIDTNSRLCMSSAVVGYKKTVGEDSVPIAYADIELADCFLIAGANPAWCHPILFRRLEKHKEENPNVKIIVVDPRKTQTCASADLHLQILPGTDVILFNAIARVLIEKKKIDKSFIKKHTVNFEECKASAFQLTLNAAAKKCGIKAEDIKKAALYIGNAKGFISMWTMGLNQSVIGVSKNVALLNISLLTGQIGKPGAGPFSLTGQPNAMGGREVGGMANLLAVHKDLNNPEHRKEVSDFWGGTEIQAKPGYTATEMFNALDEGKLKAIWVICTNPAVSMPNVNKVERALKKASFVVVQDISHNSETTKFADLLLPAAGWLEKEGTMTNSERRISYLPKVIDAPGEALPDAEILWRFAQEMGYSGFNYNSASEVYDEYCLLTKGTSIDVSGLSYNRLKNEGSFQWPVPHNNHPGTQRLFSDFIFNTPDSKAHFNAPSEIYNQSEETNVDYPLILNTGRVRDQWHTRTKTGKVKRLLTHIPTPYLEMNKVDAFLRKLKEGDIAVVKSRRGEVQVKVTINFDIREQVVFLPMHWGKILNNDFGRANNLTNDIVDPVSKEPDFKYCAVEVKKYVKPKQKVIVVGAGAAAYRFIQTYREKNTVDELHVFSKEKDPFYNRVLLPEYVSNELSWQALEKLKKGELKKLNVHLHSGVGVINVNDKAKEIVDANGVTHSYNLLIMATGSRAFVPSDVPINLPGRFTMRERGDADKLKKYLQETGLPNNEQHVVIVGGGLLGLELAAALKKINVNISIIQRAPRLMERQLDNVASRLLAQDVLERDINLYFDNEVSTVFDEKTSSHSILVNLKTGKTIKCNAIVYAIGTRPNIELAKQTKLKTRRGVVVNSYMQTSNSSIFALGEIAEFNNSLFGITSAAEQQADIAANYILGDFSSIYNGSVLMNILKFENLDLCSIGMVNSPANDSSYEEIILMDVSKRFYKKCIVKDDTLKGAILMGDKNEFAEFKRLIEEEIELSEKRNELLRGASSSVPLKGKLVCSCSQVGEGNIIETVQGGCTDFAKLCSQTGAGLGCGSCKPEIKEILNSQLQLAN; translated from the coding sequence ATGCAAAAGAATACATCACATAAAACAATTTGTTCCTATTGCGGGGTAGGTTGCGGAATAGTAGTAAGTAAAGATGCTAAAGGAGTTTTAACTGTAGAAGGAGATAAGGAGTACCCAGTTAATAAAGGTATGCTTTGTTCTAAAGGGAAAAATTTAAACTACGTAGCTCAAGATACTACAGATCGTATTTTGTATCCAGAAATGCGTTGGAGTAGAAACCACCCATTACAAAGAGTATCTTGGAATGATGCGTTTAAAAGGGCAGCAGCAGTTTTTAAAAGTATTATAGATAAGCACGGACCCAATAGTGTTGGTTTTTATGTGTCTGGACAATGCTTAACAGAAGAATATTACTTGGCTAATAAATTAATAAAAGGCTTTATTGGTAGTAATAACATAGATACCAACTCGCGCTTATGTATGAGTTCTGCTGTAGTAGGTTACAAAAAAACTGTGGGAGAGGACTCTGTGCCAATTGCCTATGCAGATATAGAGTTGGCAGATTGTTTTTTAATAGCAGGTGCTAACCCAGCGTGGTGTCATCCAATACTATTTAGGCGTCTAGAAAAGCATAAAGAGGAAAACCCTAATGTAAAAATAATAGTAGTAGACCCAAGAAAAACTCAGACTTGTGCTTCTGCAGATTTGCATTTGCAAATTTTACCAGGTACAGATGTGATTCTTTTTAATGCTATTGCACGTGTGCTTATAGAAAAAAAGAAAATAGATAAAAGTTTTATAAAAAAACACACCGTTAATTTTGAAGAATGCAAAGCAAGTGCTTTTCAACTAACGCTAAATGCTGCTGCCAAAAAATGCGGAATAAAAGCAGAGGATATAAAAAAAGCAGCGCTTTATATTGGTAATGCAAAAGGCTTTATTAGTATGTGGACAATGGGGCTCAACCAAAGTGTAATTGGTGTTTCTAAAAATGTAGCACTGCTAAATATATCACTACTTACAGGGCAAATAGGCAAACCGGGTGCTGGTCCGTTTTCTTTAACAGGCCAACCAAATGCAATGGGAGGTCGTGAGGTTGGCGGTATGGCAAATTTGTTGGCTGTACATAAAGATCTAAATAATCCTGAACACAGAAAAGAGGTGTCAGATTTTTGGGGAGGAACAGAAATACAAGCCAAACCGGGTTATACAGCAACTGAAATGTTTAACGCTTTAGATGAAGGAAAATTAAAGGCTATTTGGGTTATTTGTACCAATCCTGCGGTGAGTATGCCAAATGTAAATAAAGTAGAACGTGCCTTAAAAAAAGCAAGTTTTGTTGTAGTACAAGATATATCGCACAATTCAGAAACCACAAAGTTTGCAGATTTACTTTTGCCTGCCGCTGGTTGGTTAGAGAAAGAAGGTACAATGACAAATTCTGAAAGACGAATTAGTTACCTGCCTAAGGTTATAGATGCACCAGGAGAGGCTTTGCCAGATGCAGAAATATTATGGCGTTTTGCACAAGAAATGGGGTATTCTGGTTTCAATTATAACAGTGCAAGTGAGGTTTATGACGAGTATTGTTTGTTAACAAAAGGCACAAGTATAGATGTCTCTGGCTTGTCCTACAACAGGCTAAAAAACGAAGGAAGTTTTCAATGGCCAGTACCACATAACAATCACCCTGGAACCCAACGTTTATTTAGCGACTTTATTTTTAATACTCCAGATAGCAAAGCACATTTTAATGCTCCTTCAGAAATATATAATCAATCTGAAGAAACAAATGTAGACTATCCTTTAATTTTAAATACAGGTAGAGTAAGAGACCAATGGCACACTAGAACAAAAACAGGTAAAGTAAAACGATTACTAACTCATATACCTACGCCTTATTTAGAAATGAATAAAGTAGATGCTTTTTTAAGAAAATTAAAAGAAGGGGATATTGCAGTTGTTAAAAGTAGAAGAGGAGAAGTACAGGTTAAGGTAACTATAAATTTTGATATTAGAGAGCAGGTGGTTTTTTTACCAATGCATTGGGGTAAAATATTAAATAACGATTTTGGTAGGGCTAATAACTTAACTAATGATATTGTAGATCCTGTGTCTAAAGAACCAGATTTTAAATATTGTGCCGTTGAGGTTAAAAAGTATGTAAAGCCCAAGCAAAAGGTAATTGTGGTAGGTGCAGGTGCAGCCGCATACAGGTTTATACAAACCTACAGAGAAAAAAATACAGTAGATGAGTTGCACGTGTTTTCTAAAGAAAAAGATCCGTTTTATAACAGGGTTTTGTTGCCAGAATATGTTAGTAATGAGCTGTCTTGGCAAGCATTAGAAAAACTTAAAAAAGGCGAATTAAAAAAATTAAATGTGCACCTGCATTCTGGTGTTGGAGTAATTAATGTAAATGATAAAGCTAAAGAAATTGTAGATGCTAATGGCGTTACGCATAGTTATAATTTGTTAATTATGGCAACTGGTAGCAGGGCATTTGTGCCTAGTGACGTGCCTATAAACTTACCAGGCAGATTTACAATGAGGGAGCGTGGAGATGCAGATAAATTGAAAAAGTATTTACAAGAAACAGGATTGCCTAATAACGAACAACATGTGGTTATAGTAGGTGGCGGACTTTTAGGCTTAGAGTTAGCGGCTGCATTAAAAAAGATAAATGTAAATATTAGTATTATACAAAGAGCACCAAGATTAATGGAGCGCCAATTAGACAATGTGGCAAGCAGGTTGTTGGCACAAGATGTTTTAGAAAGAGATATAAACTTATATTTTGATAATGAAGTAAGTACTGTTTTTGATGAAAAGACAAGTAGTCATAGTATTTTGGTGAACCTAAAAACAGGAAAAACTATAAAATGTAATGCTATAGTTTACGCCATTGGTACCAGACCAAACATAGAGTTAGCAAAACAAACTAAGTTAAAAACTAGGCGTGGTGTTGTGGTAAATTCTTATATGCAAACAAGCAACTCTTCTATTTTTGCTTTGGGTGAAATAGCAGAGTTTAACAATTCACTTTTTGGTATTACATCCGCAGCAGAACAGCAAGCAGATATAGCAGCTAATTATATTTTAGGAGACTTTAGTAGCATTTATAACGGGTCTGTTTTAATGAATATTTTAAAGTTTGAAAATCTAGACCTGTGCAGTATAGGTATGGTAAACTCTCCAGCAAATGACTCTAGTTATGAAGAAATTATTTTAATGGATGTAAGCAAGCGTTTTTATAAAAAATGTATTGTAAAAGATGATACATTAAAAGGGGCTATTTTAATGGGTGATAAAAATGAATTTGCAGAATTTAAACGTTTAATTGAAGAGGAAATAGAGCTATCTGAAAAACGAAACGAGCTGTTAAGAGGCGCGTCTAGTTCGGTACCTTTAAAAGGGAAATTAGTGTGCTCATGTAGTCAAGTTGGAGAAGGAAATATTATAGAAACAGTACAAGGTGGCTGTACAGATTTCGCAAAATTATGCTCGCAAACAGGAGCAGGTTTAGGCTGTGGTAGTTGCAAGCCAGAAATTAAAGAAATACTAAATAGTCAGCTTCAATTAGCAAATTAA
- a CDS encoding flavin monoamine oxidase family protein, whose protein sequence is MINTTKYIIIGAGLSGLTSAYELHKSGEKDFLVLDSRAKIGGRIVTKNHIDLGATWFQSHHTNVNAILRELNINKFPQYTSGNSVLVYSSMAPAHYFKSDPDAPSASRISGGSSTLITKLAQGFTGKIITDATVLQIEEEGNYIKVSTKDKTYIAEKVVLTVPPRIISRINFSPELPTNLIDTMKNTHTWMSNAIKVGLKFKEPFWKQKGLSGTIIGQVGAVTELYDHCNSDNNDYSLMGFVNEALRDLTAKERKNKILSYLSKYLGEEVLDYTFYYEKDWSKDVNTSCKTIKSIYMSPTYGDSLFANTYFNGKLIFSGTETSPVYGGYMDGAIYSGKLAAKKLLDS, encoded by the coding sequence ATGATTAATACTACTAAATATATTATAATTGGTGCCGGACTTTCTGGGCTAACATCTGCATATGAATTGCATAAGTCTGGAGAAAAAGATTTTTTAGTTTTAGATTCCAGAGCCAAAATTGGAGGCAGAATAGTTACTAAAAATCATATAGATTTAGGAGCTACTTGGTTCCAAAGTCACCATACAAATGTAAATGCTATATTGAGGGAATTAAACATCAATAAATTTCCTCAATATACTAGTGGTAATAGTGTTTTGGTTTATAGTTCTATGGCTCCGGCTCATTATTTTAAAAGTGATCCTGATGCACCTTCTGCATCTAGAATTTCTGGCGGATCTAGTACTTTAATAACCAAATTAGCACAAGGTTTTACAGGTAAAATAATAACAGATGCTACAGTTTTACAAATTGAAGAAGAAGGTAATTACATAAAAGTTAGTACTAAAGACAAAACTTATATAGCAGAAAAAGTGGTGCTAACTGTACCGCCACGTATAATTTCTAGAATTAATTTTTCTCCAGAACTACCGACTAACTTAATTGATACAATGAAAAATACACATACTTGGATGAGTAATGCTATAAAAGTTGGACTAAAATTTAAAGAACCTTTTTGGAAGCAAAAAGGCTTGTCAGGTACTATTATAGGTCAAGTTGGTGCGGTTACAGAGTTGTATGATCATTGTAATTCTGATAATAATGATTATAGTTTAATGGGTTTTGTAAATGAAGCATTACGAGATTTAACAGCAAAAGAACGTAAAAACAAAATTCTGTCTTATCTTTCTAAATATTTGGGAGAAGAAGTACTAGATTATACGTTTTATTATGAAAAAGACTGGTCTAAAGACGTAAACACATCTTGCAAAACAATTAAGTCTATTTATATGAGTCCAACCTACGGAGATTCTCTTTTTGCCAATACATACTTTAATGGTAAGTTAATTTTTTCGGGAACAGAAACATCTCCTGTTTATGGAGGCTATATGGATGGAGCTATTTACAGTGGAAAATTAGCAGCTAAAAAATTATTAGATAGTTGA